Proteins from one Roseovarius nanhaiticus genomic window:
- a CDS encoding rhomboid family intramembrane serine protease, with product MSHPDDSSPFNPLPPVVVLLFLAVIIPEIAFFLGSKGLIGGPSAIGWRQAMIQDYGFSGDILRWMVQNGIYPPDQLLRFVTYPFLHGGFTEMLFGAALLLAMGKFVGEVFRPMATLAAFIIPSICGALVYGLIARDNPWLYGAFPGIYGLIGAFTYLLWLKLGQQGGSQARAFVLIGFLMGAQLLFSLLFGGTLRWIADLTGFLTGFAASFVLRPGGWAKLRERLAQR from the coding sequence ATGAGCCATCCCGACGATTCCAGCCCGTTCAATCCGCTACCCCCTGTTGTGGTTCTGCTGTTCCTTGCCGTGATCATTCCCGAGATCGCGTTTTTCCTTGGTTCCAAAGGCCTTATCGGCGGGCCGAGCGCCATCGGCTGGCGGCAGGCGATGATCCAGGATTACGGGTTCAGCGGGGATATTCTGCGCTGGATGGTCCAGAACGGGATCTATCCGCCGGACCAGCTTTTGCGCTTTGTCACCTACCCGTTCCTGCATGGCGGATTCACCGAAATGCTGTTCGGTGCGGCGCTGCTCTTGGCGATGGGCAAGTTCGTGGGCGAAGTGTTCCGCCCCATGGCCACGCTGGCGGCGTTCATTATCCCGTCGATCTGCGGCGCGCTGGTCTATGGCCTGATCGCGCGGGACAATCCGTGGCTCTATGGCGCGTTTCCGGGTATTTACGGGCTGATCGGCGCCTTCACCTATCTGCTTTGGCTGAAGCTGGGCCAGCAGGGGGGCAGCCAGGCGCGCGCCTTTGTGCTGATCGGGTTTCTGATGGGCGCGCAGCTGCTCTTCAGTCTGCTCTTTGGTGGCACATTGCGCTGGATCGCGGATCTGACCGGCTTTCTCACCGGGTTTGCAGCGTCATTTGTTCTGCGCCCCGGCGGCTGGGCCAAGCTGCGCGAGAGGCTTGCTCAGCGTTGA
- the murJ gene encoding murein biosynthesis integral membrane protein MurJ: MRPVRMITSIFTVGGWTMMSRVLGFVRDVMIAGLIGPGPVMDAFVAAFRLPNMFRRFFAEGAFNAAFVPMFSKRLEGGDDAQGFARRAFSGLALVLLLLVALAMIFMPGLVWLTAEGFAGDERFDLTVEFGRVVFPYIFFISLAALLSGVLNSTGRFVAAAAAPVLLNVMLCAAMGFAVWTGGSVPTALVWTIPFAGVAQLALVWIAATRAGQSIRPVRPRWTPEMRQLVRIAVPAALAGGVMQINLLVGQQVASNFESAVSWLYAADRLYQLPLGVVGIAVGIVLLPDLSRRLRADDGDGARMALSRAGEVSLALTVPCAVALVVIPIPLITVLFERGNFTADDTAATALAVAIYGLGLPAFVLQKVLQPIYFAREDTKRPFYYAVASMVVNAALAIGLAPYIGWIAAAIGTTIAGWAMVWLLARGVRPFGDVARFDDRFRSRIWRICVASAVMGAALWAVMISLSPVFGVPGWRWLALLALIAAGSAVYYIAGRVTGAFTKSELKGALRRQR; the protein is encoded by the coding sequence ATCCGCCCCGTGCGCATGATCACCAGCATCTTTACCGTCGGCGGCTGGACCATGATGAGCCGCGTTCTCGGCTTTGTCCGTGATGTGATGATTGCAGGTCTGATCGGGCCGGGACCGGTCATGGACGCCTTCGTCGCGGCCTTTCGCCTGCCCAACATGTTCCGCCGCTTCTTTGCCGAGGGCGCGTTCAATGCGGCCTTCGTGCCGATGTTTTCGAAGCGGCTCGAGGGCGGTGACGATGCCCAGGGCTTTGCCCGGCGCGCCTTCAGTGGGCTGGCGCTGGTGCTGCTGCTGCTGGTCGCGCTGGCGATGATCTTCATGCCCGGTCTGGTGTGGCTGACCGCCGAAGGCTTTGCCGGAGACGAACGCTTTGATCTTACGGTCGAATTCGGGCGCGTCGTCTTTCCCTATATCTTCTTCATCTCGCTGGCGGCGCTCCTCTCTGGTGTGCTCAATTCCACTGGCCGCTTCGTTGCTGCCGCCGCGGCGCCGGTGCTGCTCAATGTCATGCTCTGCGCCGCGATGGGCTTTGCCGTTTGGACGGGTGGCAGCGTGCCTACCGCCCTCGTCTGGACCATCCCCTTCGCCGGTGTCGCGCAACTGGCCCTCGTCTGGATCGCCGCAACCCGCGCGGGCCAGAGCATCCGCCCCGTGCGCCCCCGCTGGACCCCCGAAATGCGCCAGCTGGTCCGCATTGCCGTGCCCGCTGCGCTGGCGGGCGGGGTCATGCAGATCAACCTGCTGGTGGGCCAGCAGGTGGCGTCGAATTTCGAGAGCGCGGTCAGCTGGCTTTATGCCGCCGACCGGCTCTATCAGCTGCCCTTGGGCGTGGTGGGCATCGCGGTGGGCATCGTCCTTCTGCCGGACCTCTCGCGCCGTCTGCGGGCGGATGACGGGGACGGCGCGCGCATGGCGCTCAGCCGCGCGGGCGAGGTGTCTCTGGCGCTGACCGTGCCTTGCGCCGTGGCGCTGGTGGTTATCCCGATCCCACTGATCACGGTCCTTTTCGAGCGCGGAAATTTTACCGCCGATGATACGGCGGCGACGGCGCTGGCCGTGGCGATCTATGGCCTCGGCCTGCCCGCCTTCGTGCTGCAAAAGGTGCTGCAGCCGATCTATTTCGCGCGCGAAGATACCAAGCGGCCGTTCTACTACGCCGTTGCCTCTATGGTGGTGAACGCCGCGCTGGCCATCGGCCTCGCGCCCTATATCGGCTGGATCGCGGCGGCCATCGGCACCACGATCGCAGGTTGGGCCATGGTGTGGCTGCTGGCGCGCGGCGTGCGGCCCTTTGGCGACGTGGCGCGCTTTGACGACCGGTTCCGCAGCCGCATATGGCGCATCTGCGTCGCCTCGGCGGTGATGGGCGCCGCGCTCTGGGCTGTGATGATCTCGCTCTCGCCTGTCTTCGGCGTGCCGGGCTGGCGCTGGTTGGCCCTCCTCGCCCTGATCGCGGCAGGCAGTGCCGTCTACTATATCGCCGGCCGGGTAACGGGCGCTTTCACCAAAAGCGAACTGAAAGGCGCGCTACGGCGTCAACGCTGA
- a CDS encoding [protein-PII] uridylyltransferase, with the protein MTQYSPASITAPGNMICAPDAIFDQTAVDARLAAHEGAETDDLRRLAVEVLGAEMRRGRAAIAEALAQTPLRARAATRAYSWLTDCLVLTAHRLAVEVMHPLPTPTESQRLSVLAVGGYGRGEMAPESDVDLLFLTPYKITGWAESVIESMLYILWDLRLKVGHSSRTIGDCLRLGAEDYTIRTALLEHRFLIGDTRLASDLRHRLWNDLFSGTERDFTEAKLEEREQRHEKQGGQRYMVEPNVKEGKGGLRDLQSLFWIAKYTYRVTDKADLIGQGMFTAEEFETFAKAENFLWAVRCQLHLITKRPNDKLTFDLQVEVAERMGYGDTAGRRGVEIFMQDYFRHATSVGDLTRIFLTQLEAAHVKSEPLLQRLFRRKRKLKDGFAEVNGRLAIEDDTAFLRDPINILRVFDEALRTGLLIHPDAMRLVTANLDLITDEVRADPAAQKLFLGLMLRHGNPERALRRMSELGVLPAFIPEFEPIVAMMQFNMYHHYTVDEHTIQCISHLAGIERGELIEELPVASSILKHGVNRRILYIALLLHDIGKGRPEDHSILGAKIARKVAPRLGLKPKEVDTVEWLVRYHLLMSDMAQKRDIADPRTVRDFAKAVQTKQRLDLLCVLTVCDIRGVGPGTWNNWKASLLRALYRQTLHAMENGLEDLNREQRGSDAKQNLRRALTGWSAKALKLETARHYPPYWQGLHVTAHVVFANLLRDFTGEDGEIGIDLHPDEDRDATRACFVMADHPGIFSRLAGALALVGAGVVDARTYTSKDGYATAVFWIQDADGHPFADGRLPRLRQTILKTLRGEVVARDAMKSRDKIKKRERAFRVPTHITFDNEGSEIYTIIEVDTRDRPGLLYDLTRTLAAGNVYIASAVIATFGEQVVDTFYVKDMFGLKFYSEAKQKALEAKLRTAISEGTQRAIE; encoded by the coding sequence ATGACTCAGTACAGCCCGGCGTCTATCACAGCGCCGGGCAACATGATCTGCGCGCCGGATGCCATCTTTGACCAAACCGCCGTCGACGCCCGTCTTGCGGCGCATGAGGGTGCGGAAACGGACGATCTGCGCCGCCTCGCCGTCGAGGTTCTGGGCGCCGAGATGCGCCGCGGCCGCGCCGCCATAGCAGAAGCACTTGCCCAAACCCCGCTGCGCGCCCGCGCCGCCACGCGGGCCTATAGCTGGCTGACGGACTGCCTCGTCCTGACGGCGCATCGCCTGGCGGTCGAGGTTATGCATCCGCTGCCCACCCCGACCGAGTCCCAGCGGCTCAGCGTGCTGGCCGTCGGCGGCTATGGCCGGGGCGAAATGGCGCCGGAATCGGATGTGGATCTGCTGTTCCTGACACCCTACAAGATCACCGGCTGGGCCGAGAGCGTGATCGAGAGCATGCTCTATATCCTGTGGGATCTGCGGCTGAAGGTCGGCCATTCCAGCCGCACGATCGGCGACTGCCTGCGCCTCGGGGCCGAGGATTACACGATCCGCACCGCCCTTCTGGAGCATCGCTTCCTCATTGGTGACACGCGCCTTGCCAGCGATCTGCGCCATCGCCTGTGGAACGATCTCTTTTCCGGGACCGAGCGCGACTTTACCGAGGCCAAGCTGGAGGAGCGCGAGCAGCGCCACGAAAAGCAGGGCGGTCAGCGCTATATGGTCGAGCCCAACGTCAAGGAGGGCAAGGGCGGTCTGCGCGATCTGCAATCCCTGTTCTGGATCGCAAAATACACCTACCGCGTCACCGACAAGGCCGATCTGATCGGTCAGGGCATGTTCACCGCCGAAGAATTCGAGACCTTCGCCAAGGCCGAGAATTTTCTCTGGGCCGTGCGCTGCCAGCTGCATCTGATCACGAAGCGCCCCAATGACAAGCTGACTTTCGATCTGCAGGTCGAGGTGGCCGAGCGCATGGGATATGGCGATACAGCCGGGCGGCGCGGGGTCGAGATCTTCATGCAGGACTATTTCCGCCACGCGACATCGGTGGGCGATCTGACACGCATCTTTCTGACACAGCTAGAGGCCGCGCATGTCAAATCCGAGCCCCTGCTGCAGCGCCTTTTCCGCCGCAAGCGCAAGCTGAAGGACGGCTTTGCCGAGGTGAACGGACGCCTCGCCATCGAGGATGACACGGCCTTCCTGCGCGATCCGATCAATATCCTACGCGTCTTTGACGAGGCGCTGCGCACCGGCCTTCTGATCCACCCCGATGCGATGCGGCTGGTCACTGCCAATCTGGACCTGATCACCGATGAGGTGCGCGCCGATCCCGCCGCGCAAAAGCTGTTTCTGGGTTTGATGCTGCGCCACGGCAATCCCGAGCGCGCCCTGCGCCGGATGAGCGAGCTGGGCGTGCTGCCCGCCTTCATCCCCGAGTTCGAGCCGATCGTGGCGATGATGCAGTTCAACATGTATCACCATTACACAGTCGACGAGCACACGATTCAATGCATCAGCCATCTGGCAGGGATCGAGCGGGGCGAGCTGATCGAAGAGCTGCCCGTGGCCTCCTCGATCCTCAAGCACGGCGTGAATCGGCGCATTCTTTATATCGCGCTGCTGCTGCATGACATCGGCAAGGGCCGCCCCGAAGACCATTCTATCCTCGGCGCCAAGATCGCCCGCAAGGTCGCACCACGGCTGGGGCTGAAGCCCAAGGAGGTCGACACCGTCGAATGGCTGGTGCGCTATCACCTGCTGATGTCGGACATGGCGCAAAAGCGGGACATCGCGGATCCGCGCACGGTGCGCGACTTTGCCAAGGCAGTGCAGACGAAACAGCGGCTGGACCTTCTGTGCGTGCTGACCGTCTGCGACATTCGCGGCGTGGGGCCGGGCACCTGGAACAACTGGAAAGCGTCGCTTTTGCGTGCGCTCTACCGCCAGACGCTGCATGCCATGGAAAACGGGCTGGAGGATCTGAACCGCGAGCAGCGCGGCTCGGACGCCAAGCAGAACCTGCGCCGCGCCCTCACCGGCTGGAGCGCCAAGGCACTCAAGCTTGAGACCGCGCGCCACTATCCGCCCTATTGGCAGGGTCTGCACGTGACCGCGCATGTGGTTTTTGCCAACCTCCTGCGGGATTTCACCGGCGAGGACGGCGAAATCGGGATCGACCTGCACCCCGACGAAGACCGCGACGCGACGCGCGCCTGTTTCGTGATGGCCGATCACCCTGGCATCTTCTCGCGCCTTGCCGGCGCACTGGCGCTGGTGGGTGCGGGCGTCGTGGATGCGCGCACTTACACGTCCAAAGATGGCTATGCGACGGCGGTGTTCTGGATCCAGGACGCCGACGGCCACCCCTTCGCCGACGGGCGCCTGCCCCGCCTGCGCCAGACCATCCTCAAGACGCTGCGCGGCGAGGTCGTCGCGCGCGACGCGATGAAATCGCGCGACAAGATCAAGAAGCGCGAACGCGCTTTCCGCGTGCCAACGCATATCACCTTCGACAATGAGGGCTCCGAGATCTATACGATCATCGAGGTCGATACACGCGACCGGCCCGGGCTGCTTTACGATCTGACCCGCACGCTTGCAGCCGGAAACGTTTATATCGCCAGCGCCGTCATCGCGACATTTGGCGAGCAGGTCGTCGACACCTTCTACGTCAAGGATATGTTCGGTTTGAAATTCTACTCGGAGGCCAAGCAGAAGGCGCTGGAAGCCAAGCTGCGCACGGCCATTTCCGAAGGCACGCAAAGGGCCATCGAGTGA
- a CDS encoding penicillin-binding protein activator: MFAVLPFARKVLTRLIALVSLLWVAACEPVGLAGVGGGGGQSIDPNAPVAVALLVPHGSTAPGEAALARDLEAAARLAVADLAGVRIDLRVYGTAGRAAQAQQAALNAVADGAKIIIGPLHAESANAVALAVAPKNVNVLAFSNNATIAGGNLFVLGQTFDNTADRLTRFAVRQGKTRIVTVSSNNLAGQLGQQAIAKAAANAGAQIVGNVGYDFSQDGVVSAVPQITQTVNSTSAQAVFLTSNSAGALPLLAQMLPENGLSPAATQYIGLARWDTPAQTLELPGLQGGWFALPDQAKARAFQSRFAQTTGNQPHPIAGLAYDGIAAIGALIKAGKRDALSRSGLTQSAGFQGVDGVFRLRSDGTNQRGLAVATIRDSKVVILDPAPRGFGGAGF, translated from the coding sequence ATGTTTGCTGTTTTGCCCTTCGCCCGCAAGGTGCTGACCCGCCTTATCGCGCTTGTATCGCTTCTTTGGGTCGCAGCCTGCGAGCCGGTCGGTCTGGCCGGTGTCGGCGGCGGCGGCGGTCAGAGCATCGACCCGAACGCGCCGGTCGCCGTTGCGCTTCTGGTGCCGCATGGCTCCACCGCCCCTGGCGAGGCCGCCCTGGCCCGTGATCTGGAGGCGGCTGCACGGCTGGCGGTTGCGGATCTGGCAGGCGTGCGGATCGACTTGCGCGTCTACGGCACGGCGGGCCGGGCCGCTCAGGCACAGCAGGCAGCACTCAACGCGGTCGCCGACGGTGCCAAGATCATCATCGGGCCATTGCACGCGGAATCTGCCAATGCCGTCGCCCTCGCCGTGGCGCCCAAGAACGTCAATGTGTTGGCCTTTTCCAACAATGCCACAATCGCGGGTGGCAACCTCTTTGTGCTGGGCCAGACCTTTGACAACACCGCTGACCGGCTGACACGCTTTGCCGTGCGGCAGGGCAAGACCCGCATCGTGACCGTGTCGTCCAACAATCTGGCGGGCCAACTGGGCCAGCAGGCCATCGCCAAGGCGGCGGCGAATGCAGGCGCGCAGATCGTCGGCAATGTCGGGTATGATTTCTCGCAGGACGGCGTCGTGTCTGCGGTGCCGCAAATCACCCAGACGGTCAACAGCACCTCGGCGCAGGCGGTATTCCTGACGTCCAATTCGGCCGGCGCGCTGCCCCTTCTGGCACAGATGCTGCCCGAAAACGGCCTGAGCCCGGCGGCGACGCAGTATATCGGCCTTGCACGGTGGGATACGCCCGCGCAAACACTGGAGCTGCCCGGCCTCCAAGGCGGCTGGTTCGCGCTGCCGGACCAGGCCAAGGCGCGTGCGTTCCAATCGCGCTTTGCACAAACCACGGGCAATCAACCGCACCCCATCGCAGGGCTGGCCTATGACGGCATTGCGGCCATCGGCGCGCTGATCAAAGCCGGTAAGCGCGATGCGCTGTCGCGTTCAGGTCTGACGCAATCCGCGGGCTTCCAAGGGGTCGACGGCGTGTTCCGCCTGCGCAGCGACGGCACCAACCAGCGCGGCCTCGCAGTTGCAACCATCCGGGACAGCAAGGTCGTCATTCTCGACCCCGCACCGCGAGGATTTGGCGGCGCCGGATTCTGA
- the rsmI gene encoding 16S rRNA (cytidine(1402)-2'-O)-methyltransferase: MNHVRQTLAPGLYLVATPLGAARDITLRTLDILASADVIAAEDTRSLRKLMDIHGIALEGRPLLAYHDHNGGRVRPRLMEALEAGKSVVYASEAGTPMVADPGFDLARAVIAEGHDLISAPGPSAVVAALTLSGLPTDRFLFAGFLPNTATARKTALRSLGSVPATLAFYESPKRVAAMLRDAASVLGGERQAALCRELTKKFEETLRGTLDELAEELAASPRKGEMVVLIDRAGERSVNLSDIEQALTAVMSDMSVRDAADAVSHDLGLKRREVYQIALRMGAEGQEGSE; the protein is encoded by the coding sequence ATGAATCATGTCAGGCAAACTCTCGCCCCGGGGCTCTACCTGGTGGCGACCCCACTGGGCGCGGCACGCGACATTACACTGCGCACGCTCGATATCCTCGCCTCGGCAGATGTGATCGCAGCCGAGGACACGCGCAGCTTGCGCAAATTGATGGATATTCACGGCATCGCGCTGGAGGGGCGGCCCCTTCTGGCCTATCACGACCACAATGGCGGACGTGTGCGGCCCCGGCTGATGGAGGCGTTGGAGGCCGGGAAATCAGTGGTTTACGCCTCCGAAGCCGGCACGCCGATGGTGGCCGATCCCGGCTTTGATCTGGCCCGCGCGGTGATCGCGGAGGGGCATGACCTGATTTCGGCGCCGGGCCCGTCGGCAGTGGTTGCAGCGCTCACCCTGTCGGGCCTGCCGACCGACCGTTTCCTCTTTGCCGGATTCCTGCCGAACACCGCGACTGCGCGCAAAACCGCCCTCCGCAGCCTCGGATCCGTGCCCGCGACATTGGCCTTCTACGAATCGCCCAAGCGCGTGGCCGCCATGCTGCGCGATGCGGCCAGCGTTCTGGGCGGCGAGAGGCAAGCCGCGCTGTGCCGCGAACTGACCAAAAAATTTGAGGAGACGCTGCGCGGCACATTGGACGAATTGGCCGAGGAGCTGGCCGCATCGCCGCGCAAGGGCGAGATGGTGGTGCTGATCGATCGTGCGGGGGAACGGAGTGTTAACCTTTCTGACATAGAACAGGCCCTGACGGCGGTGATGAGTGATATGTCCGTAAGGGATGCGGCGGATGCCGTGTCGCATGACTTGGGCCTCAAGCGCCGCGAGGTCTATCAGATTGCGCTTCGGATGGGCGCAGAAGGTCAGGAGGGTTCGGAATGA